The Linepithema humile isolate Giens D197 chromosome 2, Lhum_UNIL_v1.0, whole genome shotgun sequence genome has a segment encoding these proteins:
- the mthl15 gene encoding G-protein coupled receptor Mth2 isoform X1, which yields MDNCTLDGIMFTAKLVLLSLVLFSAKVSSESYLAKCCPPGQIFSGHATVKCVSVPSSKIELVFQWNATAEFQGLPRCDEPEDITTTPLDDFNSSEFLEVPACLEILHEQITGESIVIVVHCRSNKDRQVKAINTFFPQLAYVKKCCPHGTIFDRRTKACVPQLSKSDSLVIFLQNGSADADLVIIATEAGWPCNGPIIDYEIDEDDIFLRNGTYSVMVPILKNNLVVKEEVFVTENSACLDTTLGSVSNRRLLARVCRNPEFCDGNACIRKCCAEGEFFYANGCSQLAPKEPKEFYQALTSAVNQTKLSAFNMSKEYGVLIGKTCKYGMYPVDPKEEEWWLTSEGHVIADGDEIYDQNNYCMDIFYNKSESDHAFHLFICFDAPAPQEQDSVRFHLNTALEVTSCAFLLMTLLVYACLPSLQNLHGKTLMCHVGSLFLAFTCLVIIPWIMPDVDEEEQNATITCRSLAYTMLFCFLSSFSWLNVMCFDIWWTFGGLRGSTITKAHGHRKRFLLYCLYAFGFSLLVSSLAIVADSTDILPYYLQPDIGYTSCWFTQQPSSYGEMTFFIGPVTIQLISNMAFFILTSVHCNKVKAEIKRVTTDPMDPRSKRFHSDRSRFVMNIKLFTVMGISWIFEVVSFFLKKYVNYWHDAFFYASDVFNCLQGVLIFILFVLKLRVYNALRRRLGLDTKKKSTPTCNATTILQDPYKVRKSVSSNTLTTSFAVN from the exons ATGGATAATTGTACACTTGATGGCATTATGTTCACGGCAAAGCTCGTTTTGCTCAGTCTCGTATTGTTTTCGGCGAAAGTATCGTCGGAATCGTATTTGGCGAAGTGTTGTCCTCCAGGACAGATCTTCTCAGGACATGCCACAGTGAAGTGCGTTTCGGTGCCGAGCAGCAAGATCGAACTTGTTTTTCAGTGGAATGCAACCGCGGAGTTCCAAGGACTTCCGCGGTGTGATGAACCCGAGGATATCACGACTACGCCACTTGACGATTTCAACTCCAGCGAGTTTTTGGAG GTGCCAGCTTGCCTCGAGATACTTCACGAGCAAATAACTGGAGAAAGCATCGTAATAGTCGTTCATTGTCGATCTAATAAAGATCGACAGGTGAAAGCGATTAACACATTTTTTCCGCAACTCGCGTACGTCAAAAAATGTTGCCCTCATGGTACAATATTTGACAGACGCACGAAAGCTTGCGTGCCTCAATTAAGCAAGTCAGACAGCCTCgtgatatttttgcaaaatggaTCGGCTGACGCAGATCTTGTGATAATAGCTACCGAAGCTGGCTGGCCATGCAATGGTCCGATTATCGATTACGAGATTGATGAAGATGATATCTTTTTGCGGAACGGTACTTACTCG GTGATGGTTCCAATTCTGAAGAATAATCTCGTCGTCAAAGAGGAAGTCTTTGTTACCGAAAATAGCGCTTGTCTCGATACGACACTAGGCTCCGTATCTAATCGAAGATTGCTAGCGCGCGTTTGCAGAAATCCGGAATTCTGCGACGGAAACGCCTGTATCAGAAAGTGTTGCGCCGAGGGTGAATTTTTCTATGCGAATGGATGCAGTCAGCTCGCGCCGAAAGAGCCAAAGGAATTCTATCAAGCTTTGACAAGCGCCGTGAATCAAACGAAATTGTCTGCTTTCAACATGTCCAAAG AGTACGGAGTGTTGATTGGGAAGACGTGCAAGTACGGGATGTATCCCGTGGATCCGAAAGAAGAAGAATGGTGGTTGACGTCGGAAGGACATGTCATCGCCGACGGCGATGAGATCTACGACCAGAATAATTACTGCATGGACATCTTTTACAATAAATCGGAATCTGATCACGCCTTTCATTTGTTCATATGCTTCGACGCTCCAGCCCCGCAGGAGCAGGATTCAGTGAG GTTCCATTTGAACACCGCTCTCGAAGTCACCAGCTGCGCTTTTCTGCTGATGACTCTATTGGTGTACGCGTGCCTACCGAGTCTGCAAAATCTTCACGGTAAAACACTCATGTGCCACGTAGGCAGTCTCTTCCTGGCCTTCACCTGCTTAGTCATCATCCCCTGGATCATGCCCGACGTTGACGAAGAGGAGCAAAATGCCACGATAACGTGCAGATCTTTAG ctTACACCATGCTTTTTTGCTTCCTGTCATCGTTTTCCTGGCTCAACGTCATGTGCTTCGACATATGGTGGACCTTCGG GGGTTTGCGCGGAAGTACGATTACCAAGGCGCACGGACACAGAAAAAGATTTCTATTGTACTGTTTGTACGCGTTCGGTTTTTCTCTTCTGGTGTCAAGTCTGGCGATCGTCGCTGACTCCACGGATATCCTGCCGTATTATTTGCAACCCGATATTGGCTATACGAGCTGTTGGTTTACAC AACAACCGAGTTCGTACGGCGAAATGACTTTCTTCATCGGACCGGTGACGATTCAATTGATATCCAACATGGCGTTCTTCATTCTCACCTCGGTACATTGCAACAAGGTGAAAGCGGAAATAAAGAGAGTAACAACGGATCCTATGGATCCTAGAAGCAAGCGATTTCATTCCGATAGAAGCAG ATTCGTCATGAATATCAAATTGTTCACCGTCATGGGAATATCCTGGATCTTCGAGGTGGTGTCctttttcctaaaaaaatatgtaaattactGGCATGACGCATTTTTCTACGCCAGCGACGTCTTCAATTGCCTTCAAGGCGTGCTGATTTTCATTCTGTTCGTCTTGAAACTTCGTGTTTACAACGCGCTTCGCAGGCGACTGGGATTGGATACCAAAAAGAAATCAACTCCGACATGCAACGCGACCACGATTCTGCAAGATCCTTATAAAGTTAGAAAAAGCGTAAGTAGCAATACGTTAACAACGTCATTTGCGGTCAACTGA
- the mthl15 gene encoding G-protein coupled receptor Mth2 isoform X2: MDNCTLDGIMFTAKLVLLSLVLFSAKVSSESYLAKCCPPGQIFSGHATVKCVSVPSSKIELVFQWNATAEFQGLPRCDEPEDITTTPLDDFNSSEFLEVPACLEILHEQITGESIVIVVHCRSNKDRQVKAINTFFPQLAYVKKCCPHGTIFDRRTKACVPQLSKSDSLVIFLQNGSADADLVIIATEAGWPCNGPIIDYEIDEDDIFLRNGTYSVMVPILKNNLVVKEEVFVTENSACLDTTLGSVSNRRLLARVCRNPEFCDGNACIRKCCAEGEFFYANGCSQLAPKEPKEFYQALTSAVNQTKLSAFNMSKEYGVLIGKTCKYGMYPVDPKEEEWWLTSEGHVIADGDEIYDQNNYCMDIFYNKSESDHAFHLFICFDAPAPQEQDSVRFHLNTALEVTSCAFLLMTLLVYACLPSLQNLHGKTLMCHVGSLFLAFTCLVIIPWIMPDVDEEEQNATITCRSLAYTMLFCFLSSFSWLNVMCFDIWWTFGGLRGSTITKAHGHRKRFLLYCLYAFGFSLLVSSLAIVADSTDILPYYLQPDIGYTSCWFTQQPSSYGEMTFFIGPVTIQLISNMAFFILTSVHCNKVKAEIKRVTTDPMDPRSKRFHSDRSRFVMNIKLFTVMGISWIFEVVSFFLKKYVNYWHDAFFYASDVFNCLQGVLIFILFVLKLRVYNALRRRLGLDTKKKSTPTCNATTILQDPYKVRKSLSATKMPARKM; the protein is encoded by the exons ATGGATAATTGTACACTTGATGGCATTATGTTCACGGCAAAGCTCGTTTTGCTCAGTCTCGTATTGTTTTCGGCGAAAGTATCGTCGGAATCGTATTTGGCGAAGTGTTGTCCTCCAGGACAGATCTTCTCAGGACATGCCACAGTGAAGTGCGTTTCGGTGCCGAGCAGCAAGATCGAACTTGTTTTTCAGTGGAATGCAACCGCGGAGTTCCAAGGACTTCCGCGGTGTGATGAACCCGAGGATATCACGACTACGCCACTTGACGATTTCAACTCCAGCGAGTTTTTGGAG GTGCCAGCTTGCCTCGAGATACTTCACGAGCAAATAACTGGAGAAAGCATCGTAATAGTCGTTCATTGTCGATCTAATAAAGATCGACAGGTGAAAGCGATTAACACATTTTTTCCGCAACTCGCGTACGTCAAAAAATGTTGCCCTCATGGTACAATATTTGACAGACGCACGAAAGCTTGCGTGCCTCAATTAAGCAAGTCAGACAGCCTCgtgatatttttgcaaaatggaTCGGCTGACGCAGATCTTGTGATAATAGCTACCGAAGCTGGCTGGCCATGCAATGGTCCGATTATCGATTACGAGATTGATGAAGATGATATCTTTTTGCGGAACGGTACTTACTCG GTGATGGTTCCAATTCTGAAGAATAATCTCGTCGTCAAAGAGGAAGTCTTTGTTACCGAAAATAGCGCTTGTCTCGATACGACACTAGGCTCCGTATCTAATCGAAGATTGCTAGCGCGCGTTTGCAGAAATCCGGAATTCTGCGACGGAAACGCCTGTATCAGAAAGTGTTGCGCCGAGGGTGAATTTTTCTATGCGAATGGATGCAGTCAGCTCGCGCCGAAAGAGCCAAAGGAATTCTATCAAGCTTTGACAAGCGCCGTGAATCAAACGAAATTGTCTGCTTTCAACATGTCCAAAG AGTACGGAGTGTTGATTGGGAAGACGTGCAAGTACGGGATGTATCCCGTGGATCCGAAAGAAGAAGAATGGTGGTTGACGTCGGAAGGACATGTCATCGCCGACGGCGATGAGATCTACGACCAGAATAATTACTGCATGGACATCTTTTACAATAAATCGGAATCTGATCACGCCTTTCATTTGTTCATATGCTTCGACGCTCCAGCCCCGCAGGAGCAGGATTCAGTGAG GTTCCATTTGAACACCGCTCTCGAAGTCACCAGCTGCGCTTTTCTGCTGATGACTCTATTGGTGTACGCGTGCCTACCGAGTCTGCAAAATCTTCACGGTAAAACACTCATGTGCCACGTAGGCAGTCTCTTCCTGGCCTTCACCTGCTTAGTCATCATCCCCTGGATCATGCCCGACGTTGACGAAGAGGAGCAAAATGCCACGATAACGTGCAGATCTTTAG ctTACACCATGCTTTTTTGCTTCCTGTCATCGTTTTCCTGGCTCAACGTCATGTGCTTCGACATATGGTGGACCTTCGG GGGTTTGCGCGGAAGTACGATTACCAAGGCGCACGGACACAGAAAAAGATTTCTATTGTACTGTTTGTACGCGTTCGGTTTTTCTCTTCTGGTGTCAAGTCTGGCGATCGTCGCTGACTCCACGGATATCCTGCCGTATTATTTGCAACCCGATATTGGCTATACGAGCTGTTGGTTTACAC AACAACCGAGTTCGTACGGCGAAATGACTTTCTTCATCGGACCGGTGACGATTCAATTGATATCCAACATGGCGTTCTTCATTCTCACCTCGGTACATTGCAACAAGGTGAAAGCGGAAATAAAGAGAGTAACAACGGATCCTATGGATCCTAGAAGCAAGCGATTTCATTCCGATAGAAGCAG ATTCGTCATGAATATCAAATTGTTCACCGTCATGGGAATATCCTGGATCTTCGAGGTGGTGTCctttttcctaaaaaaatatgtaaattactGGCATGACGCATTTTTCTACGCCAGCGACGTCTTCAATTGCCTTCAAGGCGTGCTGATTTTCATTCTGTTCGTCTTGAAACTTCGTGTTTACAACGCGCTTCGCAGGCGACTGGGATTGGATACCAAAAAGAAATCAACTCCGACATGCAACGCGACCACGATTCTGCAAGATCCTTATAAAGTTAGAAAAAGC CTTTCAGCAACGAAGATGCCTGCTCGAAAAATGTGA
- the mthl15 gene encoding uncharacterized protein mthl15 isoform X3, whose amino-acid sequence MDNCTLDGIMFTAKLVLLSLVLFSAKVSSESYLAKCCPPGQIFSGHATVKCVSVPSSKIELVFQWNATAEFQGLPRCDEPEDITTTPLDDFNSSEFLEVPACLEILHEQITGESIVIVVHCRSNKDRQVKAINTFFPQLAYVKKCCPHGTIFDRRTKACVPQLSKSDSLVIFLQNGSADADLVIIATEAGWPCNGPIIDYEIDEDDIFLRNGTYSVMVPILKNNLVVKEEVFVTENSACLDTTLGSVSNRRLLARVCRNPEFCDGNACIRKCCAEGEFFYANGCSQLAPKEPKEFYQALTSAVNQTKLSAFNMSKEYGVLIGKTCKYGMYPVDPKEEEWWLTSEGHVIADGDEIYDQNNYCMDIFYNKSESDHAFHLFICFDAPAPQEQDSVRGLRGSTITKAHGHRKRFLLYCLYAFGFSLLVSSLAIVADSTDILPYYLQPDIGYTSCWFTQQPSSYGEMTFFIGPVTIQLISNMAFFILTSVHCNKVKAEIKRVTTDPMDPRSKRFHSDRSRFVMNIKLFTVMGISWIFEVVSFFLKKYVNYWHDAFFYASDVFNCLQGVLIFILFVLKLRVYNALRRRLGLDTKKKSTPTCNATTILQDPYKVRKSVSSNTLTTSFAVN is encoded by the exons ATGGATAATTGTACACTTGATGGCATTATGTTCACGGCAAAGCTCGTTTTGCTCAGTCTCGTATTGTTTTCGGCGAAAGTATCGTCGGAATCGTATTTGGCGAAGTGTTGTCCTCCAGGACAGATCTTCTCAGGACATGCCACAGTGAAGTGCGTTTCGGTGCCGAGCAGCAAGATCGAACTTGTTTTTCAGTGGAATGCAACCGCGGAGTTCCAAGGACTTCCGCGGTGTGATGAACCCGAGGATATCACGACTACGCCACTTGACGATTTCAACTCCAGCGAGTTTTTGGAG GTGCCAGCTTGCCTCGAGATACTTCACGAGCAAATAACTGGAGAAAGCATCGTAATAGTCGTTCATTGTCGATCTAATAAAGATCGACAGGTGAAAGCGATTAACACATTTTTTCCGCAACTCGCGTACGTCAAAAAATGTTGCCCTCATGGTACAATATTTGACAGACGCACGAAAGCTTGCGTGCCTCAATTAAGCAAGTCAGACAGCCTCgtgatatttttgcaaaatggaTCGGCTGACGCAGATCTTGTGATAATAGCTACCGAAGCTGGCTGGCCATGCAATGGTCCGATTATCGATTACGAGATTGATGAAGATGATATCTTTTTGCGGAACGGTACTTACTCG GTGATGGTTCCAATTCTGAAGAATAATCTCGTCGTCAAAGAGGAAGTCTTTGTTACCGAAAATAGCGCTTGTCTCGATACGACACTAGGCTCCGTATCTAATCGAAGATTGCTAGCGCGCGTTTGCAGAAATCCGGAATTCTGCGACGGAAACGCCTGTATCAGAAAGTGTTGCGCCGAGGGTGAATTTTTCTATGCGAATGGATGCAGTCAGCTCGCGCCGAAAGAGCCAAAGGAATTCTATCAAGCTTTGACAAGCGCCGTGAATCAAACGAAATTGTCTGCTTTCAACATGTCCAAAG AGTACGGAGTGTTGATTGGGAAGACGTGCAAGTACGGGATGTATCCCGTGGATCCGAAAGAAGAAGAATGGTGGTTGACGTCGGAAGGACATGTCATCGCCGACGGCGATGAGATCTACGACCAGAATAATTACTGCATGGACATCTTTTACAATAAATCGGAATCTGATCACGCCTTTCATTTGTTCATATGCTTCGACGCTCCAGCCCCGCAGGAGCAGGATTCAGTGAG GGGTTTGCGCGGAAGTACGATTACCAAGGCGCACGGACACAGAAAAAGATTTCTATTGTACTGTTTGTACGCGTTCGGTTTTTCTCTTCTGGTGTCAAGTCTGGCGATCGTCGCTGACTCCACGGATATCCTGCCGTATTATTTGCAACCCGATATTGGCTATACGAGCTGTTGGTTTACAC AACAACCGAGTTCGTACGGCGAAATGACTTTCTTCATCGGACCGGTGACGATTCAATTGATATCCAACATGGCGTTCTTCATTCTCACCTCGGTACATTGCAACAAGGTGAAAGCGGAAATAAAGAGAGTAACAACGGATCCTATGGATCCTAGAAGCAAGCGATTTCATTCCGATAGAAGCAG ATTCGTCATGAATATCAAATTGTTCACCGTCATGGGAATATCCTGGATCTTCGAGGTGGTGTCctttttcctaaaaaaatatgtaaattactGGCATGACGCATTTTTCTACGCCAGCGACGTCTTCAATTGCCTTCAAGGCGTGCTGATTTTCATTCTGTTCGTCTTGAAACTTCGTGTTTACAACGCGCTTCGCAGGCGACTGGGATTGGATACCAAAAAGAAATCAACTCCGACATGCAACGCGACCACGATTCTGCAAGATCCTTATAAAGTTAGAAAAAGCGTAAGTAGCAATACGTTAACAACGTCATTTGCGGTCAACTGA
- the Nha1 gene encoding sodium/hydrogen exchanger 9B2 isoform X1: MEIDMGGRTNKPSEELAKRRVSISDQVMGFDNPAFEHHRRISASSEHNSDQGRRKSILHHGGSHCDSVENIPQHKVDLENGRINGNRKKSAYSLSSSIRDKIEYSEELERSWLYLFCARCHGRDDTPSWEPPGWRRACPQPFCPTYRKFARVVCLFLLGLLLWGVVYSVIGDDAAPGGPLFGLAALSIAAYFGGWLISLTTLPALIGMLITGLILQNVGLVAIDGQYAVVVANLRKIALVIILTRAGLDLDPAALKRLKVTVPKMGLIPWLVEATVMAVMTKFLLHLPWIWGFLLGTIIAAVSPAVVVPCLFRLRARGYGVAKGIPTLIIAISGIDDAASVAFFGIVKSVMFSHDALWYQILQGPIAIIGGLGFGVMWGWLSKYVPEKGDPFIVPLRVLMLLGGGLLAVFGSEAIELGGAGPLAVVAAAFVSCYFWQQEGWDVDDNPVATSFEIFWMIFEPILFGVTGAQIKISELEGKTVYLSLGCLISGIVIRIGATVLVGIGSKLNLKEKVFIALSCLAKATVQAALAPAALDEVDKSIPEEVNYGETVLMMCVLSVLLTAPAGAILITLSGPKLLTKTTAPVVPPDAWRTRRPSIRDISIINEDPDLEETANERKP; the protein is encoded by the exons ATGGAGATCGATATGGGCGGCAGAACGAACAAACCCAGCGAGGAATTGGCGAAGAGACGAGTGTCGATCAGTGACCAAGTCATGGGATTCGATAATCCCGCGTTCGAGCACCACCGACGCATCAGCGCGAGTTCGGAGCACAATTCCGATCAGGGAAGACGGAAGTCGATTCTGCATCACGGCGGCAGTCACTGTGACAGCGTAGAAAACATTCCGCAGCACAAGGTCGATCTGGAAAACGGTAGGATCAACGGTAACAGAAAGAAATCGGCGTATAGCCTGTCCAGCTCGATCAGAGACAAGATTGAGTATTCCGAGGAACTCGAGAG ATCGTGGCTGTACCTATTTTGCGCGCGATGTCACGGTCGCGACGACACGCCGTCGTGGGAGCCACCAGGATGGAGAAGAGCGTGTCCGCAACCATTCTGTCCTACATACAGGAAATTCGCCCGGGTCGTGTGTCTCTTCCTTTTGGGTCTGCTGCTCTGGGGTGTCGTCTATTCGGTAATCGGCGACGACGCGGCCCCGGGTGGCCCGTTGTTCGGATTGGCCGCTCTGAGCATCGCCGCGTACTTTGGTGGGTGGCTGATCTCTCTGACCACCCTTCCAGCCCTGATCGGTATGCTGATCACCGGGCTGATATTGCAGAACGTCGGACTTGTAGCGATCGACGGACAGTACGCCGTGGTGGTCGCCAATCTACG AAAGATCGCCTTGGTTATCATACTTACTAGAGCGGGCTTGGATCTCGATCCGGCAGCTCTGAAAAGATTGAAAGTCACCGTGCCGAAGATGGGCTTGATACCATGGCTGGTGGAGGCCACGGTAATGGCGGTGATGACGAAATTTCTCTTGCATTTGCCCTGGATATGGGGTTTCCTGCTCGGGACCATTATAGCAGCCGTTTCGCCAGCCGTCGTCGTGCCCTGCCTCTTCAGGTTACGTGCCAGAGGTTACGGTGTCGCCAAG GGCATTCCGACGCTGATTATCGCGATATCTGGGATCGACGATGCAGCGTCCGTGGCGTTCTTCGGTATCGTGAAGAGCGTCATGTTTTCCCACGACGCGCTATGGTACCAGATCCTTCAGGGGCCTATCGCTATTATCGGCGGTCTGGGATTCGGCGTCATGTGGGGCTGGTTGAGCAAATACGTGCCGGAAAAGGGCGAC CCCTTTATAGTGCCGCTGAGAGTGCTGATGTTACTCGGGGGCGGGTTGTTGGCGGTTTTCGGCAGCGAGGCAATCGAGCTCGGTGGTGCCGGGCCGCTTGCGGTCGTGGCTGCAGCTTTCGTCAGCTGCTACTTTTGGCAGCAAGAAGGCTGGGATGTGGACGAT AATCCAGTAGCCACGTCCTTCGAGATCTTTTGGATGATATTCGAGCCGATTTTATTCGGCGTTACTGGTGCGCAAATCAAGATCAGCGAACTCGAAGGGAAGACTGTCTATCTCAGTTTGGGTTGCTTGATCTCCGGTATCGTTATTCGCATTGGAGCGACTGTCCTGGTCGGAATCGGTTCCAAGCTCAATCTCAAGGAGAAAGTGTTCATTGCTTTGTCGTGTTTGGCCAAAGCGACAGTACAGGCGGCATTGGCGCCCGCCGCTCTTGACGAGGTCGACAAGAGTATTCCTGAGGAGGTCAATTATGGCGAAACGGTGCTGATGATGTGCGTGCTATCGGTGCTTCTAACCGCACCGGCGGGAGCCATTCTCATCACGCTCTCTGGACCGAAGCTTCTGACAAAGACTACCGCGCCGGTCGTCCCACCGGATGCTTGGAGAACGCGCAGGCCGTCGATCCGCGATATCTCCATCATCAACGAGGATCCAGACCTCGAGGAAACTGCGAACGAGAGGAAACCCTGA
- the Nha1 gene encoding sodium/hydrogen exchanger 9B2 isoform X2, translated as MLDFRKRVRELYDIIVSRNLIHDLSTELGGRSWLYLFCARCHGRDDTPSWEPPGWRRACPQPFCPTYRKFARVVCLFLLGLLLWGVVYSVIGDDAAPGGPLFGLAALSIAAYFGGWLISLTTLPALIGMLITGLILQNVGLVAIDGQYAVVVANLRKIALVIILTRAGLDLDPAALKRLKVTVPKMGLIPWLVEATVMAVMTKFLLHLPWIWGFLLGTIIAAVSPAVVVPCLFRLRARGYGVAKGIPTLIIAISGIDDAASVAFFGIVKSVMFSHDALWYQILQGPIAIIGGLGFGVMWGWLSKYVPEKGDPFIVPLRVLMLLGGGLLAVFGSEAIELGGAGPLAVVAAAFVSCYFWQQEGWDVDDNPVATSFEIFWMIFEPILFGVTGAQIKISELEGKTVYLSLGCLISGIVIRIGATVLVGIGSKLNLKEKVFIALSCLAKATVQAALAPAALDEVDKSIPEEVNYGETVLMMCVLSVLLTAPAGAILITLSGPKLLTKTTAPVVPPDAWRTRRPSIRDISIINEDPDLEETANERKP; from the exons ATGCTCGACTTCCGCAAGCGTGTCCGAGAACTGTACGATATCATCGTTAGTAGAAATTTGATTCATGACTTGTCGACGGAGCTTGGAGGAAG ATCGTGGCTGTACCTATTTTGCGCGCGATGTCACGGTCGCGACGACACGCCGTCGTGGGAGCCACCAGGATGGAGAAGAGCGTGTCCGCAACCATTCTGTCCTACATACAGGAAATTCGCCCGGGTCGTGTGTCTCTTCCTTTTGGGTCTGCTGCTCTGGGGTGTCGTCTATTCGGTAATCGGCGACGACGCGGCCCCGGGTGGCCCGTTGTTCGGATTGGCCGCTCTGAGCATCGCCGCGTACTTTGGTGGGTGGCTGATCTCTCTGACCACCCTTCCAGCCCTGATCGGTATGCTGATCACCGGGCTGATATTGCAGAACGTCGGACTTGTAGCGATCGACGGACAGTACGCCGTGGTGGTCGCCAATCTACG AAAGATCGCCTTGGTTATCATACTTACTAGAGCGGGCTTGGATCTCGATCCGGCAGCTCTGAAAAGATTGAAAGTCACCGTGCCGAAGATGGGCTTGATACCATGGCTGGTGGAGGCCACGGTAATGGCGGTGATGACGAAATTTCTCTTGCATTTGCCCTGGATATGGGGTTTCCTGCTCGGGACCATTATAGCAGCCGTTTCGCCAGCCGTCGTCGTGCCCTGCCTCTTCAGGTTACGTGCCAGAGGTTACGGTGTCGCCAAG GGCATTCCGACGCTGATTATCGCGATATCTGGGATCGACGATGCAGCGTCCGTGGCGTTCTTCGGTATCGTGAAGAGCGTCATGTTTTCCCACGACGCGCTATGGTACCAGATCCTTCAGGGGCCTATCGCTATTATCGGCGGTCTGGGATTCGGCGTCATGTGGGGCTGGTTGAGCAAATACGTGCCGGAAAAGGGCGAC CCCTTTATAGTGCCGCTGAGAGTGCTGATGTTACTCGGGGGCGGGTTGTTGGCGGTTTTCGGCAGCGAGGCAATCGAGCTCGGTGGTGCCGGGCCGCTTGCGGTCGTGGCTGCAGCTTTCGTCAGCTGCTACTTTTGGCAGCAAGAAGGCTGGGATGTGGACGAT AATCCAGTAGCCACGTCCTTCGAGATCTTTTGGATGATATTCGAGCCGATTTTATTCGGCGTTACTGGTGCGCAAATCAAGATCAGCGAACTCGAAGGGAAGACTGTCTATCTCAGTTTGGGTTGCTTGATCTCCGGTATCGTTATTCGCATTGGAGCGACTGTCCTGGTCGGAATCGGTTCCAAGCTCAATCTCAAGGAGAAAGTGTTCATTGCTTTGTCGTGTTTGGCCAAAGCGACAGTACAGGCGGCATTGGCGCCCGCCGCTCTTGACGAGGTCGACAAGAGTATTCCTGAGGAGGTCAATTATGGCGAAACGGTGCTGATGATGTGCGTGCTATCGGTGCTTCTAACCGCACCGGCGGGAGCCATTCTCATCACGCTCTCTGGACCGAAGCTTCTGACAAAGACTACCGCGCCGGTCGTCCCACCGGATGCTTGGAGAACGCGCAGGCCGTCGATCCGCGATATCTCCATCATCAACGAGGATCCAGACCTCGAGGAAACTGCGAACGAGAGGAAACCCTGA